The Pseudomonas parafulva genome includes a window with the following:
- a CDS encoding CAP domain-containing protein, with protein sequence MRVLSSVAAFTLGLIVSSQALAVTGEEAQLIASINAYRSQAQPCGEQASLELPPLNSDTRLALSPEGTRDLQQAMTRAGYPMVNVQAISLSGPRDARAAMHAIEESFCQVVLDPQFVDIGVSQEGRDWRIVLARPLLSGRLGDWQAEGQKMLQEINAARQQPRQCGGQPYAAAPALGWNTMLAGVAASHTRAMANQNFFDHIDKEGRTPGDRAELAGYLYQQIGENIAAGRDTPHKVVQGWLDSPGHCAILMSADFRELGAAYAVDPKSDAGIYWTALFGSPQ encoded by the coding sequence ATGCGCGTCCTGTCATCTGTCGCTGCCTTCACGCTTGGGCTGATCGTTTCGTCCCAGGCGCTGGCTGTCACGGGCGAAGAAGCACAGCTGATCGCGTCGATCAACGCATACCGCAGCCAGGCGCAGCCCTGCGGCGAGCAAGCTTCGCTGGAACTACCGCCGCTTAACAGCGACACTCGCCTGGCGCTGTCTCCTGAAGGCACCCGTGACCTTCAGCAGGCCATGACCCGCGCCGGTTACCCGATGGTCAATGTGCAGGCGATCAGCCTCTCTGGTCCCCGTGATGCACGCGCAGCCATGCACGCCATCGAAGAAAGCTTCTGCCAAGTGGTGCTCGACCCTCAGTTCGTCGACATCGGCGTCAGCCAGGAAGGGCGGGACTGGCGCATTGTGCTGGCTCGCCCCCTGCTCTCTGGCCGCTTGGGCGACTGGCAAGCGGAAGGGCAAAAGATGCTCCAGGAAATCAACGCCGCGCGTCAGCAACCCCGCCAGTGCGGCGGCCAGCCCTACGCCGCCGCCCCTGCACTTGGCTGGAACACGATGCTGGCCGGGGTGGCGGCCAGCCACACACGGGCCATGGCCAACCAGAATTTCTTCGATCACATCGACAAAGAGGGCCGCACCCCAGGCGACCGGGCTGAGCTTGCCGGTTATCTGTACCAGCAGATTGGCGAGAACATCGCCGCCGGGCGCGACACGCCGCACAAGGTGGTTCAAGGCTGGCTGGACAGCCCAGGCCACTGCGCAATCCTGATGAGCGCCGACTTCCGGGAGCTCGGCGCAGCCTATGCCGTAGACCCGAAGAGCGATGCCGGCATCTACTGGACGGCCCTGTTCGGCTCGCCGCAGTAG
- a CDS encoding AEC family transporter, with protein sequence MLHVLLTTLLPIILLIALGTLLRVRGFVAQSFWPGAERLSYYVLLPSLFLHGLATANLDGVPVLGMVAVLMLSTLSGALLLVLYQGVRQHDGADFTSLFQGGIRFNNYIGATLAAGIYGSAGIALAAVANAAIVPLVNLLCVLVFARFSARHSSPLTVLRAILANPLILGCAGGMLLRVTGLGLPVGIEPTLGALGHAALPLGLLCVGAALGGARIGDQAQPLIAASVFKFLVMPVTTWGLCRLLGLNGQAAVVAVIFQALPTASSSYVMARQMGGNAPLMATIIAVQTVMAAATLPLVLSLLLG encoded by the coding sequence ATGCTGCATGTGCTGTTGACCACCCTGCTTCCGATCATCCTGTTGATCGCCCTGGGCACGCTGCTGCGGGTGCGTGGCTTCGTCGCGCAGAGCTTCTGGCCAGGTGCCGAGCGCCTGAGCTACTACGTGCTGCTGCCCTCGTTGTTCCTCCATGGCCTGGCCACTGCCAACCTGGACGGGGTGCCGGTGCTGGGCATGGTCGCGGTGCTGATGCTCTCGACCCTGTCCGGGGCATTGCTGCTGGTGCTGTATCAAGGCGTTCGCCAGCACGACGGCGCCGACTTCACCTCGCTGTTTCAGGGTGGCATCCGGTTCAACAACTACATCGGCGCGACCCTGGCCGCGGGCATCTATGGCAGTGCGGGTATCGCCTTGGCAGCAGTGGCCAATGCAGCCATCGTGCCACTGGTCAATCTGCTCTGCGTGCTGGTCTTCGCGCGCTTCAGCGCCCGGCACAGCTCGCCGCTAACGGTACTGCGGGCAATCCTCGCCAACCCACTGATTCTAGGGTGCGCGGGGGGCATGCTGTTGCGGGTGACGGGGCTGGGCCTGCCAGTTGGCATCGAACCTACCCTCGGCGCGCTGGGCCATGCCGCGTTGCCGCTGGGCTTGCTGTGCGTTGGTGCGGCACTGGGTGGTGCACGTATCGGTGATCAGGCCCAGCCATTGATAGCCGCTTCTGTGTTCAAGTTCCTGGTGATGCCAGTTACGACATGGGGGCTCTGCCGCCTGCTCGGTCTCAATGGCCAGGCCGCTGTAGTGGCGGTGATTTTCCAGGCGCTGCCAACGGCATCGTCTTCCTACGTCATGGCCAGGCAAATGGGCGGCAACGCGCCCCTCATGGCGACCATCATCGCGGTACAGACGGTGATGGCGGCGGCCACGCTTCCTCTGGTCCTTTCATTGCTACTGGGCTAA
- a CDS encoding ABC transporter permease, whose product MSNGFPQALQFSFADQVNRMVDWLVLHYGDHLRSVSDQLLQVLVGLENLLRLMPWWLLLAGVGALAWHACRSLLRSCVLVGLLALIGMLGLWDKLLQTLALVLVSTGLCVLVGIPLGVVLAARPLARRLVMPVLDVMQTLPAFVYLIPVLMLFGLGKVPAVFATLIYALPPLVRLTELGLSQIDPSLLKAAQGLGATRAQRLRRIALPLALPSIMAGLNQSVMMALSMVVVASMIGARGLGEDVLAGIQTLNVGQGVEAGLAIVALAMVIDRISQAYGRGRR is encoded by the coding sequence GTGAGCAATGGTTTTCCCCAGGCTTTGCAGTTTTCCTTCGCCGACCAGGTCAACCGCATGGTCGACTGGTTGGTACTCCACTACGGGGATCACTTGCGCAGCGTCTCCGACCAGTTGCTGCAAGTGCTCGTCGGCCTGGAAAACCTGCTGCGGCTCATGCCGTGGTGGCTACTGCTGGCGGGGGTCGGTGCGCTGGCCTGGCATGCGTGCCGAAGCCTGCTGCGAAGTTGTGTTCTGGTAGGGCTGCTGGCACTCATCGGCATGCTGGGGTTGTGGGACAAACTGCTGCAAACCCTGGCGTTGGTGCTGGTCAGTACCGGGCTGTGCGTGCTGGTGGGCATACCGTTGGGCGTCGTGCTGGCAGCTCGGCCGTTGGCAAGACGCCTGGTAATGCCGGTGCTCGACGTGATGCAGACCCTACCCGCCTTCGTCTACCTGATTCCCGTGTTGATGCTCTTCGGCCTGGGCAAGGTGCCTGCGGTTTTCGCGACCTTGATCTATGCCCTGCCCCCTTTGGTGCGGCTCACCGAGCTTGGGTTGAGCCAGATAGACCCATCGTTGCTCAAGGCTGCCCAAGGCCTCGGCGCGACCCGCGCTCAGCGACTCAGGCGCATCGCCCTGCCCCTGGCGCTGCCCAGCATCATGGCCGGGCTCAATCAGTCGGTGATGATGGCCCTGTCGATGGTCGTGGTCGCGTCGATGATTGGGGCGCGAGGGCTGGGTGAAGATGTACTGGCAGGCATCCAGACGCTGAACGTCGGCCAGGGCGTCGAGGCAGGGCTGGCCATCGTGGCACTGGCCATGGTCATCGACCGGATCAGCCAGGCATATGGGCGTGGACGGCGTTGA
- a CDS encoding ABC transporter substrate-binding protein, with protein MKRGSSLLFGVLFALGVATADGAGAADQKSPIRFGALTWESGAFTTELLRVIVERGYGYATETLPGSTVSLEVALARNDLQVIAEEWAGRSPAWVKAEQAGQVFALGDTVKHAEEGWWVPAYVIEGDASRNLKPLAPELRSVEDLKRYAPVFRDPESPDKGRFLNSPSGWTSETVNSQKLKAYGLDELYTNLRTGSGAAMDAEIGSSIRRGQPVLFYYWNPTPLMGRYKLVRLQEPAFDAQAWATLTDPANPAPTGSSSLPAKLSVGVSKAFREQYPDLVQVFERVDLPIDPLNQALAQMSEKRTPPRDAALAFMRQHPQVWKAWLPEHVATKVEGGL; from the coding sequence ATGAAACGAGGTTCATCGCTGCTGTTCGGGGTGCTGTTCGCCCTGGGTGTGGCCACTGCCGACGGCGCTGGCGCTGCCGATCAGAAATCGCCCATTCGCTTTGGCGCCCTTACCTGGGAAAGCGGTGCCTTCACCACCGAACTCCTGCGCGTGATCGTCGAGCGTGGCTACGGCTACGCCACCGAAACATTGCCTGGGAGCACGGTCAGCCTGGAAGTCGCCCTGGCCCGTAACGACCTGCAGGTAATCGCCGAAGAGTGGGCGGGCCGCAGCCCTGCCTGGGTCAAGGCCGAGCAGGCAGGCCAGGTGTTTGCACTGGGCGACACGGTCAAGCATGCCGAAGAAGGCTGGTGGGTACCGGCGTATGTCATCGAGGGCGACGCGTCGCGTAACCTCAAGCCCTTGGCACCTGAGTTGCGCAGCGTCGAGGACCTAAAGCGCTACGCCCCGGTGTTCCGCGACCCCGAATCACCCGACAAAGGCCGTTTCCTGAACAGCCCCAGTGGCTGGACGTCCGAAACCGTGAACAGCCAGAAGCTCAAGGCCTATGGCCTCGACGAACTGTACACGAACTTGCGCACAGGGTCGGGGGCCGCGATGGATGCCGAGATCGGGTCGTCCATTCGCCGGGGCCAACCCGTGCTTTTCTACTACTGGAACCCTACGCCGCTCATGGGCCGCTACAAGCTCGTGCGGCTACAGGAACCTGCATTCGATGCCCAGGCCTGGGCGACGTTGACCGACCCTGCCAACCCAGCTCCAACAGGCAGCAGTTCGCTGCCAGCCAAACTTTCGGTTGGCGTGTCCAAAGCCTTTCGTGAGCAATACCCGGACTTGGTCCAGGTGTTCGAGCGGGTGGACCTGCCTATCGACCCGCTCAACCAGGCACTGGCGCAAATGAGCGAAAAACGGACCCCTCCCCGTGACGCCGCCTTGGCGTTCATGCGCCAGCACCCGCAAGTGTGGAAGGCTTGGCTTCCCGAGCACGTGGCCACCAAGGTCGAGGGCGGTCTGTGA
- a CDS encoding methyl-accepting chemotaxis protein, giving the protein MEQQYRQVDQVATASHEMSATAQDVARSAAQAAQAARDADQATREGLAVIDRTTHSIDSLAADMSTAMAEVQGLSQNSEKIGSVLEVIRSIAEQTNLLALNAAIEAARAGEAGRGFAVVADEVRNLAQRTQESVEETRQVIEALQDGTREVVGAMDNSHRQAQSGVQQVGQAVTALQRIGQAVTVITDMNLQIASAAEEQSAVAEEINSNVATIRDVTESLSGQANESARVSQSLNALANQQQALMDQFRV; this is encoded by the coding sequence ATGGAACAGCAATACCGCCAGGTGGACCAGGTAGCCACCGCCTCCCATGAGATGAGCGCGACCGCCCAGGACGTCGCCCGAAGCGCTGCGCAAGCCGCGCAGGCGGCCCGCGACGCCGACCAGGCCACCCGCGAAGGGTTGGCGGTGATCGATCGCACCACCCACAGCATCGACTCACTGGCCGCTGACATGAGCACGGCCATGGCCGAGGTCCAGGGCCTGTCGCAGAACAGCGAGAAAATTGGCTCCGTATTGGAAGTCATCCGCTCGATTGCCGAGCAGACCAACTTGCTGGCGCTCAACGCCGCCATCGAAGCAGCCCGAGCCGGTGAGGCCGGGCGCGGCTTTGCGGTGGTTGCCGACGAAGTCCGCAACCTGGCCCAGCGCACCCAGGAGTCGGTCGAAGAAACCCGCCAGGTCATCGAGGCATTGCAGGACGGTACCCGCGAAGTGGTGGGCGCAATGGACAACAGCCATCGTCAGGCCCAAAGCGGCGTGCAGCAGGTGGGCCAGGCCGTGACCGCCTTGCAGCGCATTGGCCAGGCGGTGACGGTCATCACCGACATGAACCTGCAGATCGCCTCGGCAGCCGAGGAACAAAGCGCGGTGGCCGAGGAAATCAACAGCAACGTGGCGACCATTCGCGATGTCACCGAGTCGCTGTCCGGCCAGGCCAACGAATCGGCGAGGGTCAGTCAGTCGCTCAATGCCTTGGCCAACCAGCAGCAGGCATTGATGGACCAGTTCCGCGTCTGA
- a CDS encoding Na+/H+ antiporter family protein, protein MNAVIAAVGIMLILSLSRVHVVIALIVGALAGGLVGGLGVQGTLEAFNGGLGGGATVALSYALLGAFAVAIAKSGLAHALADRALAMIDRQGHDQGGRVKWLMIGLMLVVAVSSQNILPIHIAFIPLLVPPLLYVLTRLRIDRRLIACVITFGLITPYIFLPVGFGNIFLNQILLANVARAGVDITGINVTHAMAIPAVGMLVGLLLAVFVSYRKKRDYDLARIEQVEQVSVRYNPMTLLVAGIAIVAAFVVQLLVDSMIIGAMVGFLIFSLSGIVKWRDTDDLFTEGMKMMAMIGFIMITASGFADVMKATGDVQSLVETSAHWINHSKGVGALLMLLVGLLVTMGIGSSFSTVPILAAIFVPLCVQLGFGPLATVCIVGTAGALGDAGSPASDSTLGPTSGLNVDGQHHHIWDTVVPTFIHYNLPLLAFGWLAAMTL, encoded by the coding sequence ATGAATGCAGTGATTGCCGCGGTTGGCATCATGCTGATACTGAGCCTGTCCCGCGTACATGTGGTCATTGCTCTGATCGTCGGTGCCCTGGCAGGTGGGCTGGTCGGCGGTCTGGGCGTGCAAGGCACGCTTGAGGCCTTCAATGGCGGGCTCGGTGGCGGGGCCACCGTGGCGCTGTCCTACGCGCTGCTGGGTGCCTTTGCCGTGGCCATCGCCAAATCCGGCCTGGCGCATGCCTTGGCCGACCGGGCTTTGGCCATGATCGACCGGCAAGGCCACGACCAGGGTGGCAGGGTGAAATGGTTGATGATCGGCTTGATGCTGGTGGTGGCCGTCTCGTCTCAGAATATTTTGCCCATTCACATCGCCTTCATTCCATTGCTGGTACCGCCGCTGCTCTATGTGCTAACCCGCCTGCGCATCGACCGGCGCCTGATCGCTTGCGTCATTACATTCGGCTTGATCACGCCCTACATTTTCCTGCCAGTGGGTTTCGGCAATATCTTCCTCAATCAGATTCTGCTGGCCAACGTAGCGCGTGCAGGGGTCGATATCACTGGGATCAACGTCACCCACGCCATGGCCATTCCCGCCGTTGGCATGTTGGTAGGCCTGCTGTTGGCCGTGTTTGTCAGCTACCGGAAAAAACGCGACTACGATCTGGCGCGCATCGAGCAGGTCGAGCAGGTAAGCGTGCGCTACAACCCGATGACACTGTTGGTGGCCGGCATTGCGATCGTTGCCGCGTTCGTCGTCCAGCTGCTGGTGGACTCGATGATCATCGGCGCAATGGTCGGCTTTCTGATCTTCTCGCTGTCGGGCATCGTTAAGTGGCGCGACACCGATGACCTGTTCACCGAAGGCATGAAGATGATGGCCATGATTGGTTTCATCATGATCACCGCCTCAGGCTTTGCAGACGTCATGAAAGCCACTGGTGATGTACAAAGCCTCGTCGAAACGTCGGCGCATTGGATCAACCACAGCAAAGGGGTAGGGGCCTTGCTGATGCTGTTGGTGGGCCTGCTGGTCACCATGGGCATCGGCTCGTCGTTTTCCACCGTACCGATTCTGGCTGCGATTTTCGTACCGCTGTGCGTCCAACTCGGCTTCGGCCCTTTGGCGACCGTGTGTATCGTGGGTACGGCAGGCGCGTTGGGTGACGCAGGCTCGCCAGCCTCGGATTCCACCCTAGGCCCAACTTCCGGGCTCAATGTGGACGGGCAGCACCATCACATCTGGGACACGGTGGTGCCGACGTTCATTCACTACAACCTGCCGCTGCTGGCCTTCGGGTGGCTGGCCGCGATGACGCTCTAG
- a CDS encoding FecR family protein, translating into MNQDRPTIDIDDSMADAAAHWCMRLHEGDCTTAEREAFGRWLAADPRHAEEYQAMLAIWHTADLLPRPAQAIGHAGPVRRSGRRWRAQAYAAVIALAALPLVGWIGWEQGWVPNRYQHFETTDHMQTVQLSDGSTVQLNLNTDLTYLNFKHQRRVTLKHGEAFFTVHHDSTHPFVVRAGNGQARVTGTRFNVWKYQDTVKVTLVEGSVLVSSEGKTGYRLGPGMQAIYRKGDFEPQLLENSNFADALAWRSGKLVLDNLTLEQALPAINRYLDKPLRLADSGTGQIRISGIYNTREVGQLVNNLPKVLPIYLTRSNDGSTVLNRISPPPAKR; encoded by the coding sequence ATGAATCAAGACCGCCCTACTATCGACATCGATGACAGCATGGCCGATGCCGCTGCGCACTGGTGCATGCGCCTGCATGAAGGCGATTGCACAACTGCAGAGCGTGAGGCGTTTGGCCGGTGGCTGGCAGCCGATCCGCGTCATGCCGAGGAATACCAAGCCATGCTGGCTATCTGGCACACGGCTGACCTGCTGCCGCGGCCCGCTCAAGCGATCGGGCACGCTGGCCCGGTCAGGCGCAGCGGTCGCAGATGGCGCGCCCAGGCTTACGCAGCCGTCATCGCATTGGCGGCACTGCCGTTGGTGGGATGGATCGGCTGGGAGCAAGGCTGGGTTCCCAACCGCTACCAGCATTTCGAGACCACGGACCACATGCAGACCGTGCAGTTGAGCGACGGCAGCACGGTGCAGCTCAACCTGAATACCGATCTGACTTACCTCAACTTCAAGCACCAGCGCCGTGTCACACTCAAGCATGGCGAGGCATTCTTCACGGTGCACCACGACAGCACCCACCCCTTCGTGGTCCGTGCCGGCAATGGCCAGGCCCGCGTGACAGGTACCCGCTTCAATGTCTGGAAATACCAGGACACGGTTAAAGTGACCCTGGTCGAGGGATCGGTGCTGGTCTCCAGCGAGGGCAAGACGGGCTATCGGCTTGGCCCTGGCATGCAGGCCATCTACCGCAAGGGCGATTTCGAGCCTCAACTGCTGGAAAACAGCAACTTTGCCGACGCGCTGGCCTGGCGCAGCGGCAAACTGGTGCTCGACAACTTGACCCTTGAACAAGCACTGCCGGCCATAAACCGCTACCTCGACAAGCCGCTCAGGCTTGCCGATTCCGGTACCGGTCAGATTCGTATCAGCGGCATCTACAACACCCGGGAGGTAGGCCAGCTGGTCAACAACCTGCCCAAGGTGCTGCCGATCTACCTGACCCGCAGCAACGACGGCAGCACGGTGCTCAACCGTATCTCGCCGCCGCCCGCCAAGCGCTGA
- a CDS encoding MarR family winged helix-turn-helix transcriptional regulator, translating to MPHFSPDNFETCAIGMLLGRAALLKDRILDWHLESEGVTAAQFKVLIIVTQYQVDTPAEVCRYLGLDSGSMTRMLDRLEHKDLLVRTRCPTDRRVVRLALTADGQRLADRLPEIGAAAMNELCGALAADELQDLERLLAKVLLGAGDPLTIRRFGDR from the coding sequence ATGCCCCATTTCTCGCCTGACAATTTCGAGACGTGCGCCATCGGCATGTTGCTGGGCCGTGCGGCGCTTCTGAAGGACCGGATCCTCGACTGGCATCTGGAGTCCGAGGGCGTCACGGCTGCGCAGTTCAAGGTATTGATCATCGTGACGCAGTACCAGGTTGATACACCTGCTGAGGTCTGCCGCTACCTGGGTCTGGACAGCGGATCGATGACGCGCATGCTCGATCGCCTGGAGCACAAGGATCTGCTTGTACGCACCCGATGCCCCACGGACCGCCGCGTGGTGCGCCTGGCGTTGACCGCCGATGGCCAGCGGCTGGCCGACCGTTTGCCCGAGATCGGCGCTGCCGCCATGAACGAGCTGTGTGGCGCACTGGCAGCCGATGAGCTCCAAGACCTGGAGCGTCTGCTGGCCAAGGTACTGCTTGGCGCTGGCGATCCGCTGACGATCCGTCGTTTCGGTGATCGTTGA
- a CDS encoding efflux RND transporter periplasmic adaptor subunit: MDTSSDTPAPTEAPTSSRKRKLWLIGLLVLLILGGLGTWAWYSLVGRWYESTDDAYVNGNVVEITPLVTGTVTSIGADDGDLVHAGQVLLQFDPADSQVALQSAQANLARTVRQVRGLYSNVDSLKAQLQTRQAELRKAQQDFNRRKVLAESGAIAGEELSHARDDLSVAQAAVNSARQQLSTSAALVDDTVVASHPEVMAAAADLRQAYLAHARTTLVAPVTGYVAKRSVQLGQRLQPGTATMAVIPLDQVWIDANFKETQLRQMRIGQPVEITADLYGSDVTYSGTVDSLGAGTGSAFALLPAQNATGNWIKIVQRVPVRIHLNPDQLKDHPLRIGLSTVVDVDLHDQSGPALAQQPPQQASYTTDVYDRQLVEADKLIEQLIRDNSASGKTAQR, translated from the coding sequence ATGGACACTTCCTCAGACACCCCTGCACCTACCGAGGCACCTACCTCCTCGCGCAAGCGCAAGCTCTGGCTGATTGGCCTGCTGGTGCTGCTGATCCTGGGCGGGTTAGGCACCTGGGCCTGGTACAGCCTGGTTGGGCGTTGGTACGAGAGCACCGATGACGCCTACGTCAACGGCAACGTGGTCGAAATCACGCCATTGGTGACCGGGACGGTCACCAGCATTGGCGCCGACGATGGCGACCTGGTACATGCCGGCCAGGTCTTGCTGCAGTTCGACCCGGCCGACAGCCAGGTGGCCCTGCAATCGGCTCAAGCCAACCTTGCGCGTACCGTAAGGCAGGTGCGTGGTCTGTACAGCAACGTCGATTCGCTCAAGGCACAGTTGCAGACGCGCCAAGCCGAACTGCGCAAGGCTCAGCAGGACTTCAACCGGCGCAAGGTGCTGGCCGAAAGCGGCGCCATCGCTGGCGAAGAGCTTTCCCATGCGCGCGATGACCTGAGTGTTGCCCAGGCGGCTGTCAACAGTGCCCGCCAGCAACTGAGTACCAGTGCCGCTTTGGTCGACGATACCGTGGTGGCTTCGCACCCGGAAGTCATGGCCGCGGCGGCCGATCTGCGGCAGGCCTACCTGGCCCATGCGCGCACCACGCTGGTCGCGCCGGTGACCGGCTACGTTGCCAAGCGCAGCGTGCAGCTCGGGCAGCGCCTGCAACCCGGTACTGCCACCATGGCAGTGATCCCGCTCGACCAGGTGTGGATCGACGCCAACTTCAAGGAAACCCAGTTGCGCCAGATGCGCATTGGCCAACCGGTGGAGATCACTGCCGACCTGTATGGTAGCGACGTCACCTACAGCGGCACGGTGGACAGCCTGGGTGCCGGCACCGGTAGCGCCTTCGCCTTGCTGCCTGCGCAGAACGCGACCGGCAACTGGATCAAGATCGTGCAGCGGGTGCCGGTGCGGATTCACCTGAACCCCGACCAGTTGAAGGACCATCCCTTGCGAATCGGCCTGTCCACGGTTGTGGATGTGGACCTGCACGACCAGAGTGGCCCGGCCCTGGCCCAGCAACCGCCGCAACAGGCGAGCTACACCACCGACGTCTACGATCGCCAGTTGGTCGAGGCGGACAAGCTGATCGAGCAACTGATCCGTGACAACAGCGCGTCTGGCAAGACGGCTCAGCGATGA
- a CDS encoding DHA2 family efflux MFS transporter permease subunit, which yields MSNNATAQFTPPSLLLTTIGLSLATFMQVLDTTIANVALPTISGNLGVSYEQGTWVITSFAVSNAIALPLTGWLSRRFGEVKLFLWATLLFVLASFLCGIAQSMPELVGFRVLQGVVAGPLYPMTQTLLIAVYPPAKRGMALALLAMVTVVAPIAGPILGGWITDSYSWPWIFFINVPIGLFAAAVVRQQMRDRPVVTSRQPMDYIGLLTLIVGVGALQVVLDKGNDLDWFESSFIIIGTLISVVFLAVFVIWELTDRHPVVNLRLFAHRNFRVGTIVLVGGYAGFFGINLILPQWLQTQMGYTATWAGLAVAPIGILPVIMSPFVGKYAHRFDLRILAGLAFLAIGSSCYMRAGFTSQVDFQHVALVQLFMGIGVALFFMPTLSILLSDLPPQQIADGSGLATFLRTLGGSFAASLTTWIWIRRADQHHAYLSEHISQYEPATRHTLEQMGGANLHNYAQLEQVLNGQAYMMSTVDYFMLMTWVFAGLILLVWFAKPPFTAKAGPGGGH from the coding sequence ATGAGCAATAACGCCACTGCCCAGTTCACCCCGCCAAGCCTGCTGCTGACCACCATCGGCTTGTCGCTTGCCACGTTCATGCAGGTGCTGGACACCACCATTGCCAACGTGGCCTTGCCGACCATCTCGGGCAACTTGGGGGTCAGTTACGAGCAAGGGACATGGGTCATCACCTCGTTCGCCGTGAGCAATGCCATCGCCTTGCCGCTGACGGGCTGGTTGAGCCGGCGCTTTGGCGAAGTGAAGTTGTTCCTGTGGGCGACCTTGCTGTTCGTGCTGGCATCGTTCTTGTGTGGGATCGCCCAATCGATGCCGGAGCTTGTAGGCTTTCGGGTGTTGCAAGGGGTGGTAGCCGGTCCGTTGTATCCCATGACCCAGACCCTGCTGATTGCGGTCTACCCCCCTGCCAAGCGGGGTATGGCGCTTGCGCTACTGGCCATGGTAACGGTTGTGGCGCCTATTGCCGGGCCCATCCTGGGTGGGTGGATCACGGACAGTTACAGCTGGCCATGGATCTTCTTCATCAACGTGCCTATCGGCCTGTTCGCCGCTGCGGTGGTGCGCCAGCAGATGCGCGATCGTCCAGTGGTCACCAGCCGGCAGCCGATGGACTACATAGGGCTGCTGACCTTGATTGTTGGGGTAGGGGCGTTGCAGGTGGTGCTGGACAAAGGCAATGACCTGGACTGGTTCGAGTCCTCGTTCATCATCATCGGCACGCTGATCTCCGTCGTGTTTTTGGCCGTGTTCGTCATCTGGGAACTCACCGACCGGCACCCGGTGGTAAACCTGCGGTTGTTCGCCCACCGCAATTTCCGCGTGGGGACCATCGTCCTGGTGGGTGGCTATGCAGGGTTCTTCGGCATCAACTTGATCCTGCCGCAGTGGTTGCAGACACAGATGGGCTACACCGCCACCTGGGCGGGCCTGGCGGTGGCGCCTATCGGGATATTGCCGGTAATCATGTCACCATTCGTGGGCAAGTACGCGCATCGCTTCGATTTGCGGATTCTGGCAGGGCTAGCGTTCCTGGCCATCGGCAGCAGCTGCTACATGCGGGCGGGGTTCACCAGCCAGGTGGATTTCCAGCATGTGGCATTGGTGCAGTTGTTCATGGGGATTGGGGTTGCGCTGTTCTTCATGCCCACACTGAGCATCCTGTTGTCGGACCTGCCGCCCCAGCAGATAGCCGACGGATCAGGCTTGGCAACGTTCCTGCGCACATTGGGTGGGAGCTTCGCGGCTTCGTTGACGACGTGGATCTGGATTCGACGGGCTGACCAGCACCATGCCTACTTGAGTGAGCACATCAGTCAGTACGAGCCGGCGACGCGGCACACGCTTGAGCAGATGGGTGGGGCGAACCTGCACAACTATGCGCAGCTGGAGCAGGTGCTCAACGGGCAGGCTTACATGATGTCGACGGTGGACTACTTCATGTTGATGACGTGGGTGTTCGCAGGGTTGATTTTGTTGGTCTGGTTCGCGAAGCCGCCGTTTACGGCCAAGGCGGGGCCGGGGGGCGGGCATTGA
- a CDS encoding SDR family oxidoreductase has product MNPVILITGASRGIGAATALLAARHGYHLCINYRSNDEAADAILSQVRTLGAKAIAVRADVSSEADIIAMFQRVDEDLGPISALVNNAATIAPQTRLEHMTEARLLSMMKTNIVGPMLCAKHAVLRMAARHGGNGGGIVNVSSLAARLGSPNEYIDYAASKGALDTFTVGLAKELAAEGVRVNGVRPGYIHTGFHALSGDPDRVSKLEPGLPMGRGGRPEEVAEAILWLLSDKASYSTGTFIDLSGGR; this is encoded by the coding sequence ATGAACCCCGTCATCCTCATCACCGGTGCCAGCCGCGGCATAGGCGCTGCCACCGCCCTGCTCGCCGCCCGGCATGGCTACCATCTGTGCATCAACTACCGCAGCAACGATGAAGCTGCCGATGCCATCCTTAGCCAGGTCCGTACCTTGGGCGCAAAGGCTATCGCCGTGCGCGCCGACGTCAGCAGCGAAGCCGACATCATCGCGATGTTCCAACGTGTAGATGAAGATCTGGGGCCGATCTCGGCCCTGGTGAACAATGCCGCCACCATCGCTCCCCAAACCCGCCTCGAACATATGACCGAGGCGCGATTGCTCAGCATGATGAAGACCAACATCGTCGGCCCCATGCTCTGCGCCAAGCACGCTGTATTGCGCATGGCCGCACGTCACGGGGGGAATGGCGGGGGCATCGTCAACGTCTCATCCCTGGCCGCCCGCCTCGGGTCACCGAACGAGTACATTGATTACGCCGCCTCCAAAGGCGCGCTCGACACGTTCACGGTGGGCCTGGCCAAAGAGCTGGCTGCTGAAGGGGTAAGGGTCAACGGGGTCAGGCCCGGCTACATCCACACCGGCTTTCATGCGCTGTCGGGAGATCCGGATCGCGTCAGCAAACTCGAGCCTGGGTTGCCCATGGGCCGAGGCGGGCGGCCTGAGGAGGTGGCCGAGGCGATCCTCTGGCTGCTGTCTGACAAAGCTTCCTATTCGACAGGTACATTCATCGACCTGAGTGGCGGAAGATGA